The genomic interval GTTAAAGGAAGTACTGTAAGATGTAAAAATATAGGTAAGGATATCGCTTCAAGTTTTAAAAACTTAGTTGGTGGTGAAATGAATTCTTATACAGAAATGCTTACAGAGGCTAGACAAATTGCTATAGGAAGAATGGTAGATGAAGCTGAATCTTTAGGTGCAAATGCTATTATAGGAATGAGACTTGTTTCTTCTTCTCTTGCTGCAGGGGCTGCTGAAATGGTTGCTTATGGTACAGCAGTTATTTATGAAGATGCCTAGATAGGAAGTGTTTTTATGATTATATTAGGAATTATTGCCTTGTTTTATGGCTCTATAATCCTAGGCTCTATAATTTTAATTATTTGGACAATTAGAAGTAGAATTAAAGAAAAAAAACGTGAAAAAATTGATCACGAAAAATATAAAAAATATTAATTTTAATTTAGTGTATAATTATATTTTTGTTTAATACTGATTTTATATGTTTCTTAAGATCATATTTAATATAAGAAAAATTTCTATTAATAAATAGCTGTATCAAAATTAAAACTTATTTTGATACAGCTACTATATTATAAAATAATTTTATTTCTTTTTAATTACTTTTTCTTTTTAATAGTTACTCCTCCAAGTGTAGCCAAAGCTGCACCTACTAGCATTAACTCACCTGCTCCTAAAGGTGATCCAGTGTTTGGAAGATTTCCATTCTCATCCTTATTGTCTTCATTTTCATTCTTATCTCCAGAGTCTTCTTTGTCTTCTTCACCTTCAGAACCATTTTCTCCACCTTCTGGTTTACTTGGCTTATTCTCTTCTTCTTTATTTGGCTCTGAATCAATAAAGTTATTTATTTTATTTGTTAAATCCTCATATGCTCTTACAATCTCATCATCTGAAGCTTTATTATTTAATAAATTCTCAATATTTTTTAATGCTTCTTCTAACTGAGTTCTTTCTTTATTTTCTTTATCTTTATGCTCAACTAAAACATCTTTTCCACGCTGAATTTCATTTTTAATATCTTCAATTATAGAATCTAAAGATACAAAGGTAGGTTTTACTTCAAAGATTTCCACCTTTCC from Clostridium perfringens carries:
- a CDS encoding heavy metal-binding domain-containing protein, with amino-acid sequence MLVLTTETIPGKGIKEVKGLVKGSTVRCKNIGKDIASSFKNLVGGEMNSYTEMLTEARQIAIGRMVDEAESLGANAIIGMRLVSSSLAAGAAEMVAYGTAVIYEDA